Proteins from one Mesotoga infera genomic window:
- the metG gene encoding methionine--tRNA ligase has protein sequence MKGSYYVTTPIYYINSEPHIGSAYTTIVADVVSRYRRLSNSDVFFLTGTDEHGQKVLSEAVSREMDTQKYCDILAGKFKQLWKELEISNDGFVRTTDDYHVKAVRFFVNKMKEKGDIYKGKYEGWYCVPDETFWNKEDLKEGNLCPECGREVKWVSEENYFFRLSKYNQALIDLFNENPEFVQPDFRRNEMMRILEAGLKDLSITRTSFNWGVPMPEDPEHVIYVWVDALINYLSAIGYPDNMEMFWRYWPANVHLIGKEINRFHSIIWPAMLMSADLPLPVQIYAHGWLTINGQKISKSLGNAISPREFINIYGNDALRYYLLRDIQFGKDGDFSEDNLIGRINADLANDLGNLLHRTVVMIDKFNGGLVPHPKERNTTDDELIALAERTFVTYRESMDSLRFTQALEAVWELIRFANKYIDLTEPWKLGKDPEMKGRIDTVLHNLACALKNVSLMIEPVMFHTAREIRRRLGISWEMNLADLSWSELPGNMRVNHGEPIFPRIDLTTHRKVTEMNEDKGKFQEQEENLIDIESFSKVELRVALVEGAERVEKSKKLIKLQLDLGEIGKRQVVAGIAHHYSPEELVGLKVIVVANLKPAKLMGIESHGMILAAKAGDTLTLLTVHKDMTPGAKIS, from the coding sequence GTGAAAGGGAGCTACTATGTGACCACACCTATTTATTATATAAACAGCGAACCGCATATCGGCTCGGCGTACACCACTATAGTCGCAGACGTTGTTTCAAGATACAGAAGGCTTTCCAATAGTGATGTTTTCTTTCTGACAGGAACCGACGAGCACGGTCAGAAAGTATTGAGCGAAGCCGTTTCGAGGGAAATGGACACACAGAAATATTGTGATATACTGGCTGGAAAGTTCAAGCAATTATGGAAAGAGCTCGAAATAAGTAACGACGGTTTCGTGAGGACCACTGATGACTACCATGTGAAGGCCGTTCGTTTTTTCGTGAACAAAATGAAGGAAAAGGGAGATATTTACAAGGGCAAATACGAGGGATGGTATTGTGTCCCGGACGAGACTTTCTGGAACAAAGAAGATCTTAAAGAAGGAAACCTCTGCCCCGAGTGCGGAAGAGAAGTAAAATGGGTCAGCGAAGAGAATTACTTCTTCAGGCTTTCGAAATACAACCAGGCGCTCATAGATCTTTTCAACGAAAATCCGGAGTTCGTTCAACCTGATTTCAGAAGGAATGAAATGATGAGGATTCTGGAAGCTGGCCTCAAGGATCTAAGCATAACCAGGACCTCTTTTAATTGGGGCGTTCCCATGCCCGAAGATCCTGAGCACGTAATATACGTATGGGTTGACGCCCTGATAAACTATCTAAGCGCCATCGGTTATCCCGACAACATGGAGATGTTCTGGCGTTACTGGCCGGCCAATGTCCATCTAATAGGCAAAGAGATAAACAGGTTCCATTCGATAATATGGCCCGCCATGCTGATGTCGGCAGACCTTCCCCTTCCCGTTCAAATCTACGCCCACGGATGGCTCACCATAAACGGTCAGAAGATATCCAAGTCGCTCGGAAACGCCATCAGCCCTAGAGAGTTCATAAATATCTACGGCAACGACGCTTTGAGGTATTATCTGCTAAGGGACATACAGTTTGGCAAAGACGGCGACTTCTCCGAGGATAACCTGATCGGAAGGATAAACGCCGATCTGGCTAACGATCTGGGAAACCTCCTTCATAGAACCGTTGTGATGATCGATAAATTCAACGGTGGGCTGGTACCACATCCAAAAGAGAGGAACACGACAGATGACGAATTGATTGCCCTGGCGGAAAGGACTTTCGTCACTTACAGGGAGTCTATGGATAGCCTGCGTTTCACACAGGCCCTGGAAGCTGTATGGGAGCTCATAAGATTCGCCAACAAATACATAGACCTCACAGAGCCGTGGAAGCTTGGAAAGGACCCTGAGATGAAGGGGAGGATAGATACCGTACTGCACAATCTGGCTTGCGCATTGAAGAATGTCTCACTTATGATAGAACCCGTGATGTTTCACACGGCGAGAGAAATAAGGCGCAGACTCGGAATCTCCTGGGAGATGAATCTCGCCGATCTTTCGTGGAGCGAATTGCCCGGGAACATGAGAGTCAATCACGGAGAGCCTATCTTCCCTAGGATAGATCTTACTACGCACAGGAAGGTGACGGAAATGAATGAAGACAAAGGCAAATTTCAGGAGCAGGAAGAGAATTTAATAGACATAGAGAGTTTCTCGAAAGTCGAACTGAGAGTCGCACTGGTGGAAGGGGCCGAAAGGGTAGAGAAGTCCAAAAAACTGATCAAACTGCAATTGGATCTTGGAGAGATTGGAAAGAGGCAAGTTGTCGCCGGTATAGCACATCATTACAGCCCGGAAGAACTGGTGGGTTTGAAAGTGATAGTGGTTGCCAATTTGAAGCCCGCAAAACTCATGGGTATCGAATCTCACGGTATGATACTCGCTGCCAAGGCCGGCGATACACTGACATTGCTCACGGTTCATAAAGATATGACTCCAGGAGCTAAGATTTCATGA
- a CDS encoding ZIP family metal transporter, translating into MNLALKGILYSLVAGLATTLGALPFMAMKKGISRRTLDILLGFAAGVMLAATAFSLVVPSIELGGPLRFVIGFTLGAIFVDIMDKLAPHEHLIKGYEGPLEHSKVSKIWLFVIAITLHNFPEGMAVGVGAFTTEALVIAMAIGVQNIPEGAAVMASLVGAGYKPTRALRISFLTGMVEVVGGLLGAILISVVRPLLPYAMAFAGGAMLFVISDEVVPETHSGGFERASTYSLIFGFIVMALLDNILG; encoded by the coding sequence GTGAACCTAGCTCTCAAGGGAATTCTTTATAGTTTGGTGGCAGGCCTGGCAACCACTCTGGGAGCCCTGCCCTTCATGGCGATGAAGAAGGGAATATCCAGGCGAACCTTGGATATACTTCTGGGTTTTGCGGCCGGCGTGATGCTTGCGGCGACTGCCTTTTCGCTGGTCGTACCTTCGATAGAGCTGGGGGGACCGCTGAGGTTTGTAATAGGGTTCACCCTAGGGGCGATCTTCGTCGATATAATGGATAAGCTCGCTCCGCACGAGCATTTGATAAAGGGATACGAAGGACCTCTCGAACACTCGAAAGTCAGTAAAATTTGGCTCTTCGTGATCGCCATAACGCTGCACAACTTTCCGGAAGGAATGGCAGTTGGAGTCGGCGCCTTTACGACCGAAGCTCTGGTAATTGCTATGGCTATCGGCGTACAGAATATTCCCGAAGGTGCAGCCGTTATGGCCAGCCTGGTTGGAGCTGGTTACAAACCCACCCGTGCATTGAGGATTTCCTTTCTCACAGGAATGGTAGAGGTTGTCGGAGGTCTTCTCGGAGCGATACTCATAAGTGTGGTGAGACCGCTTCTCCCTTACGCCATGGCCTTCGCGGGCGGCGCAATGCTCTTTGTAATAAGCGATGAAGTAGTGCCGGAGACCCACAGTGGCGGCTTTGAAAGAGCCTCTACCTATTCGCTGATATTTGGCTTCATAGTGATGGCTCTACTTGACAATATTCTTGGGTGA
- a CDS encoding O-antigen ligase family protein yields the protein MMKTTMKKMNKVLDFEIVVYIVMTLLIPLFVTKGFTHEPSTAKHFFYVVGFTLILLSVLIRKKRENIEFNYVHVALLGIGMAALLSLITVASDNPQYLRYSLEVALYTFFLGLTAIYISNKFNTIEKIEITLLFFIIGASIVSIDALLNFYAGWDIFLGKVGEPFARASARSTIGNPNFVSDYMGMTIPLVLYFIISRKPLAFIFKGFGGQLILKIAMVTLLAPMVAAVFVSQTRTVITAIFVGNVVFLLAYVFLKKKRKPELSDDPAAGKFRRLSLIFLAIALTIVVVLAFLYLTPSPLTGQGDINITARLEYALTSSGSWKERFSAWENSIAQWFDSDNRLRIPFGTGIGTFQLYHLLYSPQVLASNPDYMIVWNNFKRTHNDYIQGLSEMGLIGFFFIIAMVTFLVLKFFKTLYSIDNKRDLLLYGALGAGIFSFAAHSFFEFPLHMQPNLMLALFISALAMGKYFAGGSRKLDLPRTLLAGLLIPLAGALIFLKASAFLGEGYFRMGQTDQQYYQAYYNQAQSLDVSALQEVRNNIDSFTGSYSYLADVSAYMEKKGNELKAKYPGASPIELLEAADNERMSEISRLKTEINNRLRQYDTLMDRALQYYNGAIVNFKRSNRIYPVLGKPLWYIAGLGMKSNHLEEARNNPELMFDVLTGEDEFTSDIIPEFKGSLEVIPLPEREIRTLPFKDIASVNKAAFNNPELVNGLQLYFITQLQMILDAADYYESSVILFSERQTPRILGRLYTSVNSELKKYYNFIDTRNSLIQSAFGSSEEFKKIVFDTIDMAAEKALYWFDLAVRLLPGTWNRYPDWKNVYLEYMTSIETVGRSLAEKSQLLLSVAERHAWAAENMGPDSPGDTLQYAIAWGKNYLSGEELNDYKSKLSEIYSRVVEMNRELIRNGGSITETKKEEINTLIGLYESLQM from the coding sequence ATGATGAAAACGACGATGAAAAAGATGAATAAGGTGCTGGACTTCGAAATTGTGGTGTATATAGTCATGACGCTGCTCATACCTCTGTTCGTTACCAAGGGCTTCACCCATGAGCCTTCAACGGCCAAACACTTTTTCTACGTCGTCGGTTTCACACTGATACTTTTGAGCGTATTAATAAGGAAAAAACGAGAGAATATTGAGTTCAATTACGTCCATGTGGCGCTCCTGGGTATCGGGATGGCGGCCTTGCTGTCTCTTATAACTGTGGCAAGCGACAACCCGCAGTACCTAAGATACTCTCTAGAAGTCGCCCTTTATACCTTCTTTCTGGGGCTGACGGCCATCTATATATCCAACAAGTTCAATACGATTGAAAAAATCGAGATAACGCTGCTCTTTTTCATCATAGGTGCTTCGATAGTGTCGATCGACGCATTGCTCAATTTCTACGCGGGATGGGATATCTTTCTGGGGAAGGTGGGCGAACCCTTTGCCAGGGCTTCGGCCAGATCGACGATTGGAAACCCGAACTTCGTTTCCGACTATATGGGAATGACGATACCGCTCGTCTTATATTTCATAATATCGAGGAAACCTTTGGCCTTCATCTTTAAAGGGTTTGGAGGTCAACTGATCCTGAAGATTGCGATGGTGACACTGCTGGCTCCTATGGTTGCCGCCGTCTTCGTATCGCAGACCAGGACTGTCATTACAGCTATATTCGTTGGGAACGTCGTCTTCTTGCTCGCATATGTTTTTCTCAAGAAGAAAAGAAAGCCCGAATTATCCGACGATCCGGCGGCCGGGAAATTCAGAAGACTGTCCTTAATCTTTCTCGCAATCGCCCTGACAATAGTCGTAGTGTTGGCCTTTCTTTACCTTACGCCTTCTCCGCTGACCGGTCAGGGGGATATCAATATCACCGCCAGACTGGAGTACGCCCTTACCTCTTCGGGCTCCTGGAAGGAGCGCTTTTCAGCTTGGGAGAACTCGATAGCTCAGTGGTTCGATAGCGACAATAGACTCAGAATTCCCTTCGGTACGGGAATAGGTACCTTCCAGCTCTACCATCTACTCTACAGCCCGCAGGTGTTAGCCAGCAATCCCGACTACATGATCGTATGGAATAACTTCAAGAGAACTCACAACGATTATATTCAGGGCCTGAGTGAGATGGGTCTGATAGGCTTTTTCTTCATAATCGCGATGGTGACCTTTCTAGTCTTAAAGTTTTTTAAAACTCTATACTCGATAGATAACAAAAGAGATCTGCTTTTGTACGGGGCACTCGGCGCGGGGATCTTTTCCTTCGCCGCCCACAGCTTCTTCGAATTCCCCCTCCACATGCAGCCGAACCTTATGCTGGCGCTTTTTATATCTGCCCTGGCCATGGGAAAGTACTTCGCTGGAGGTTCAAGAAAGCTCGACCTTCCCAGAACCCTTCTCGCCGGGCTGTTGATTCCACTGGCCGGAGCGCTAATTTTTCTGAAGGCATCCGCTTTTCTGGGTGAGGGTTACTTCAGGATGGGGCAGACAGATCAGCAGTATTACCAAGCTTATTATAACCAGGCCCAAAGTCTGGATGTCTCGGCACTTCAGGAAGTGAGAAATAACATTGACTCCTTTACCGGAAGCTACAGCTACCTGGCCGACGTCAGTGCCTATATGGAAAAGAAAGGTAACGAATTGAAGGCCAAGTACCCTGGGGCCAGTCCAATTGAACTGCTCGAAGCGGCCGATAATGAAAGAATGAGCGAAATATCAAGATTGAAAACGGAGATCAACAACCGTTTAAGGCAGTACGATACCCTAATGGACAGGGCGCTTCAGTATTACAATGGGGCCATTGTGAATTTTAAAAGATCGAACAGAATATACCCGGTACTTGGGAAACCGCTCTGGTATATCGCTGGACTCGGCATGAAATCAAATCATCTCGAAGAAGCCAGAAACAATCCGGAACTCATGTTCGATGTTCTCACTGGCGAGGATGAATTTACTTCCGATATCATCCCGGAATTCAAAGGCAGTCTGGAAGTAATTCCCCTTCCGGAAAGAGAGATCAGGACCCTGCCGTTTAAGGATATAGCATCCGTCAATAAAGCCGCTTTCAACAATCCAGAACTTGTCAACGGACTCCAGCTGTACTTCATCACCCAGCTGCAGATGATACTGGATGCCGCCGATTACTATGAGTCTTCGGTGATACTCTTCAGCGAAAGGCAGACGCCAAGAATACTCGGAAGGCTTTACACCAGCGTCAACAGCGAGCTAAAAAAATACTACAACTTCATAGACACCCGAAACTCGCTCATCCAAAGTGCCTTTGGAAGCTCAGAAGAATTCAAGAAGATAGTTTTCGACACCATAGACATGGCCGCTGAAAAGGCTTTGTACTGGTTCGACTTGGCCGTCAGACTTCTCCCAGGGACCTGGAACCGTTACCCGGACTGGAAAAATGTATATCTCGAATACATGACATCAATAGAAACCGTGGGACGTTCCCTCGCTGAAAAAAGCCAGTTGCTCCTTTCGGTTGCCGAAAGACATGCTTGGGCCGCCGAAAACATGGGACCAGACTCACCCGGTGATACTCTTCAGTACGCTATAGCCTGGGGTAAAAATTACCTATCCGGTGAAGAATTGAACGATTACAAATCGAAGCTGAGTGAGATCTACTCCAGAGTGGTAGAAATGAATCGTGAACTCATAAGAAACGGAGGTTCGATCACGGAGACTAAAAAAGAGGAAATCAACACTCTTATAGGGCTTTATGAGTCGCTCCAGATGTAA